The Leguminivora glycinivorella isolate SPB_JAAS2020 chromosome 2, LegGlyc_1.1, whole genome shotgun sequence DNA window AAGGGAAAGTATAGTGGAGagataaatataaaaatgtttcaatTCACAATCATAGTTTACTTCATTGGTTATAACAAATAGAAAACAACTTAAAATCATCAcattataatgcaatatttaaaaagaaGTAAGCAATTCAATATTAAGATTTTACAATTAGTATTCAATGTCGACAATTTATAACTCTATAGAGACCTAATTACACGACATTTTCAAGTTActcgagattttttttattctaagaCAAAATTATCATCATACGTGACATTGTCGACATAAATATAAGTTCTAAAGTAATAAATCTTAAGTCTAATAGTCAaatccggttttttttttcatttccttGATACTTTATACAATCCAATGATTGCGAACATACATAAAAGACAATCACACATGCTATGTGCATGACACCAGTCCCATCCGTTTTCACACGAGGTACATCTCACTAATAATtactttttaatatattattagtTGTACCGGCCAAGAGGCGTCACACGTGTCTGTGAACGTGGTAGACTAGTGAATGTTTAAAGTGCAAGGCACTGGAGACGCGATCAGATCGAGCGGGGCCCGATTATTTCTGCATGATCGACGTGAGCAGGGCGTCCTTTAGCCTCTTGGCCATCTCCTCCAGGATGCCAGCCTGAACTCGGAGCTTCTTATTCTTCTCCTCGAGTTCGTCGGCCTCCTGTTCCATTTGGAGCTCCTTTAGTTTCCTGTGCATCCTAGAGCGCTTGGACGCCTCGTTGTTCTTGTCCCGAAGTTCCCTGTACTTCATGTCCTGTGTAGACATGGAGGAGTTCTCGCTGCACGCGTTTGAGACGGCGCTGTCTCTCCTCTTGGGAGGGCGTCCTCTGCGGGCCCTCGTGAGCTGCTGCGAGCCCTCGAGCGCCAAGATCATGTCTTTTATAGGTATGTTAGGCTTTCTCCTCTTGTATTTTCTGGGCGTGGTGCGCTCCTGATGTGGTGTATACGTCTCGTCGCTGTCCTCgctgcgccgccgccgccgggatGCCCTCGCGGTGGCCTCCTCCTCGGAGTCCACCTGAGGCTCGCTCTTGGGGGTGATGGGCTGGTAGTCCAGCGGAGCGGGCGCCGCTGCCAGTGGAGATATGAAGCTCTCTTGTGCCACAGTTTGCTGCCGAGATTTCTGTAGACAAAAACAGCaattaataaaattcatttcAACTAAAGTACCTTGTAAGAATAGAACGATTGATGatatgatgatattgatgattgACATAGGCAAGTTGTATTTTGAGCAACTATACTATTCTGTAGAATCCCGAAGCCGCTGTAATAGATAAAGGCCTTTTTCatcggaaaaaaaaataaacagatCAGAAACCTTGTGAGATACTAACCAAGACGGCGAGGGGGTGTTTCTCCTGCTCCAGCTGCTCGACGTAGGACAGCACCTCGGGCGTGCTGATGACGGGGCCGGCCAGCGCGGGCCGCGCCGCCACGTCGAGCGACAAGCCCGCGCCGGCTCTCCGCGGCGCCACGATGTACTCCGCGACCACGTCGTCGCAGCGCTCCACCGCGCTCGGGGTCACCGTGTACTTCAGATCTTGGGAGTCGTCTTCGATGAAGGGCGTGTCGTGTGTGATGAGTTTAGTGTACGTGTCCCAGCCGGCCCACGGCTCCTGCCGGTCGATGACCGCGGGCAGACTGGGGATGTCGACGAACCGCTCGGTGTCGGGGAGGGCGAACATCGTCTCGACGCCCTCGGCCGGCGACAGCGGGTCCTTGGGCGTCGTGTTGTAGAAGCTCGACTGCGCGGCGACGTTGGCGTCGAAGCTGTCCCAGCCGGGGGACAATGGTGTGTGTAGTGTGTCAGTGTTGAATGCCCTGTCGTCAGTTTGCTTTGTAGAATCTGTGGAAAAAATAATACCGTCAGAACATGCATTAGGTTAGCTTTCCGACTCATAATTAGGTACATGccaaatgttaattttgtgatATAATTGGAAATTACTGATCAACACACTAATGTGGATTTTACTAACATGTACCAGATTAGATTATTTTCAGggataattttaaaatttgacaattttaatataaatttagtcAAGTTGACATGACAGGGTCAAATTTGCAAAACCGAGGTTCAAATGTTTTAATCATGTTACAAGAGGTGGCAGTCTATGCATTTTAATTGACTGTAGTTTTCTCCatttggcgaccggtctggcgtagttggtagtaaccctgcctgctaagccgcggtcccgggttcgaatcccggtaaggacatttatttgtgtgatgaacacagatattttttcctgagtcatggatgttttctatgtatataagtatatacagggtgattcatgagtcgtgagcaggagtgaacagggtactggggagggtcacgctgagcaactttcataatggggcaacactgaattgtgattatttttcttaactatgacttaattgatagctaattatcaattacgttctaattatgacttaattgatgattaactatcaattaagtcatagtcaagaaaaaaatatcacaatttagtgttgccccattatgaaagttgctcagtgtgaccctccccagtaccctgttcactcctgctcacgactcatgaatcaccctgtatatcgtcgcctagcacccatagtacaagctttgcttagtttggggctaggttgatctgtgtaaggtgtctcccaatatttatttattttatttatatatatatgtacttGTTATCTTTGGTAACCTCTTCAACCTACTAGTGTTCGATAGTTAAATCAGAAATATGTAATCACGACGAGATTTATATGATCTTACCAATGGTTTGTACTTGTTCGTCCTTGGCGGGATCGGAGCACCACCCAGCCAGTTCTTGGAAGAACTCGTAGTCCGTGTCGTGATACATATTGCTCTCGAACACTGGCTCCGGTTTCAGAAACTCCTGAAAATTCAGTTTAAGCATGTTAGCAAAAATCCTGGAGGTGGGTGGAGCTAAAAGTaatcttataataaataataattgattattTTAGGTACTCACGTGAGTACTCACCTCGAAGCTGAAGTGCGGCTGAGGCGTTGCGGTTGGTCCGTCGGCGATTACTCCGTGCAGGCCGTTCTCCTGATTCTCTTTCTTTATGCGATCTATGTCTACCACTTTCAAAATACTTTGAGTCCTGTGACTCGTTTGCGAAAAAACCATATCTTTTGGTGTATAAATTGTTGTTTTGATATCCGAGATTGTCGGTGCCACTCGCACAGATGATCTTTTGACCAACCATTTTGAATAGAACTACAAACAAAAATGATACGACGTAACAATAATGTGCACATCCATATGAAGCCAGGAGGAAAGGAAGGGAACGGACTGATGGAAAGATATATGAATATGCTTGATTTTTCATATGTAAGacgttgaaaatgaaaaataaataatggatAAGTTTCAAAGAGGGATTCAAAAGCTCAAAAACGAATACTTAACGGAATAATGTAATAAGAAGTCTGACATATtataggtaataggtat harbors:
- the LOC125235812 gene encoding uncharacterized protein LOC125235812 isoform X1; translation: MVFSQTSHRTQSILKVVDIDRIKKENQENGLHGVIADGPTATPQPHFSFEVSTHEFLKPEPVFESNMYHDTDYEFFQELAGWCSDPAKDEQVQTIDSTKQTDDRAFNTDTLHTPLSPGWDSFDANVAAQSSFYNTTPKDPLSPAEGVETMFALPDTERFVDIPSLPAVIDRQEPWAGWDTYTKLITHDTPFIEDDSQDLKYTVTPSAVERCDDVVAEYIVAPRRAGAGLSLDVAARPALAGPVISTPEVLSYVEQLEQEKHPLAVLKSRQQTVAQESFISPLAAAPAPLDYQPITPKSEPQVDSEEEATARASRRRRRSEDSDETYTPHQERTTPRKYKRRKPNIPIKDMILALEGSQQLTRARRGRPPKRRDSAVSNACSENSSMSTQDMKYRELRDKNNEASKRSRMHRKLKELQMEQEADELEEKNKKLRVQAGILEEMAKRLKDALLTSIMQK
- the LOC125235812 gene encoding uncharacterized protein LOC125235812 isoform X3, which gives rise to MYHDTDYEFFQELAGWCSDPAKDEQVQTIDSTKQTDDRAFNTDTLHTPLSPGWDSFDANVAAQSSFYNTTPKDPLSPAEGVETMFALPDTERFVDIPSLPAVIDRQEPWAGWDTYTKLITHDTPFIEDDSQDLKYTVTPSAVERCDDVVAEYIVAPRRAGAGLSLDVAARPALAGPVISTPEVLSYVEQLEQEKHPLAVLKSRQQTVAQESFISPLAAAPAPLDYQPITPKSEPQVDSEEEATARASRRRRRSEDSDETYTPHQERTTPRKYKRRKPNIPIKDMILALEGSQQLTRARRGRPPKRRDSAVSNACSENSSMSTQDMKYRELRDKNNEASKRSRMHRKLKELQMEQEADELEEKNKKLRVQAGILEEMAKRLKDALLTSIMQK
- the LOC125235812 gene encoding uncharacterized protein LOC125235812 isoform X2 codes for the protein MVFSQTSHRTQSILKVVDIDRIKKENQENGLHGVIADGPTATPQPHFSFEEFLKPEPVFESNMYHDTDYEFFQELAGWCSDPAKDEQVQTIDSTKQTDDRAFNTDTLHTPLSPGWDSFDANVAAQSSFYNTTPKDPLSPAEGVETMFALPDTERFVDIPSLPAVIDRQEPWAGWDTYTKLITHDTPFIEDDSQDLKYTVTPSAVERCDDVVAEYIVAPRRAGAGLSLDVAARPALAGPVISTPEVLSYVEQLEQEKHPLAVLKSRQQTVAQESFISPLAAAPAPLDYQPITPKSEPQVDSEEEATARASRRRRRSEDSDETYTPHQERTTPRKYKRRKPNIPIKDMILALEGSQQLTRARRGRPPKRRDSAVSNACSENSSMSTQDMKYRELRDKNNEASKRSRMHRKLKELQMEQEADELEEKNKKLRVQAGILEEMAKRLKDALLTSIMQK